The Leptospira sp. WS39.C2 genome contains a region encoding:
- the arsS gene encoding arsenosugar biosynthesis radical SAM (seleno)protein ArsS (Some members of this family are selenoproteins.) gives MNITEQHSTLQNYSGNPFLKTVGKSIKARSVKVFQINVGKWCNQACRHCHVDASPIRTEMMDKETAELCINLISKLPEVETVDITGGAPEGNPHFKYLVTEARRLGKRVIDRCNLTILEEPGYEWLYEFLRENQVEIISSLPSVLENVTDNQRGKGVYQKSITALKKLNALGYGTTLPIHLVYNPNGLFLSSGQSQLEKEYKDSLLKKYGIVFNQLFCINNLPINRFLGSLVRNGKFEMYMETLVNAYNPATVNGLMCLDQISVGYDGSIYDCDFNQMLELKSKEVKHIKDFDLHSFLGREIVVANHCYGCTAGAGSSCGGEIV, from the coding sequence ATGAATATAACCGAACAACATTCCACCTTACAAAATTATAGTGGGAATCCGTTTTTGAAAACGGTTGGAAAATCCATCAAAGCTCGTTCGGTTAAGGTATTCCAAATCAATGTTGGCAAGTGGTGTAACCAAGCTTGTCGGCATTGCCATGTGGATGCTTCTCCTATAAGGACCGAGATGATGGACAAAGAAACAGCTGAACTTTGTATCAACCTCATTTCGAAACTTCCTGAGGTGGAAACTGTTGACATCACTGGTGGTGCACCCGAAGGGAATCCACATTTCAAATACTTAGTCACAGAAGCAAGACGTCTTGGCAAACGAGTCATTGACAGGTGTAATCTAACGATACTGGAAGAACCAGGTTATGAATGGTTGTATGAGTTTTTGCGAGAAAACCAAGTGGAAATCATTTCCTCTTTACCATCTGTATTAGAAAATGTGACAGACAACCAAAGAGGAAAAGGTGTTTACCAAAAGTCAATTACCGCCTTAAAGAAGTTAAATGCTTTAGGATATGGTACAACACTTCCCATCCATTTGGTTTATAACCCTAACGGTTTGTTTTTGAGTTCGGGTCAGTCTCAATTAGAAAAAGAATACAAAGACAGTTTGTTAAAAAAATATGGAATCGTATTTAACCAATTGTTTTGTATCAATAACCTTCCCATCAATCGGTTTTTAGGATCACTTGTGCGAAATGGTAAATTTGAAATGTACATGGAAACTTTGGTGAACGCTTACAATCCTGCTACTGTGAATGGACTTATGTGTCTTGACCAAATTTCGGTAGGATATGATGGCTCTATTTACGATTGTGATTTTAACCAAATGTTAGAACTAAAATCAAAAGAAGTAAAACACATCAAAGATTTCGATTTGCACTCCTTTCTTGGTCGCGAAATCGTTGTAGCAAACCATTGTTATGGATGTACAGCTGGAGCAGGATCTAGTTGTGGTGGGGAAATTGTATAA
- a CDS encoding arsenosugar biosynthesis-associated peroxidase-like protein: protein MAENHYYNAKDLGKFGEIGRTNPALADKFFGYYNAVMAEGALTEREKALIALAVAHALKCPYCIDAYTTTSLQKGADEAQMNEAVHVAAAMAAGINLVHSVQMQNKIDELSF, encoded by the coding sequence ATGGCTGAAAATCATTATTATAACGCAAAAGACTTAGGAAAATTTGGAGAAATTGGCCGCACGAATCCCGCCCTAGCTGATAAATTTTTTGGATATTACAATGCAGTGATGGCAGAAGGAGCTCTCACCGAAAGAGAAAAAGCATTGATTGCTCTTGCAGTGGCTCATGCTCTCAAATGCCCATATTGTATTGATGCATATACAACCACCTCACTACAAAAAGGTGCTGATGAAGCACAAATGAATGAAGCAGTCCACGTAGCAGCAGCAATGGCAGCTGGTATCAACTTGGTTCACAGTGTTCAAATGCAAAATAAAATCGATGAACTTTCGTTTTAA